A genomic stretch from Primulina huaijiensis isolate GDHJ02 chromosome 14, ASM1229523v2, whole genome shotgun sequence includes:
- the LOC140958031 gene encoding uncharacterized protein — protein sequence MALFEALYGRRCRSPLYWDDVDRVVVTGPEIILEMEQKVKLIQQRLKAAQDRQAAYANKRLRPLEFQQGDRVFLKVSPFRGTVRFGMKGKLAPRYVGPYEILQWIDTLAYRLALPPSLSGIHDVFHVSMLRKYEPDPSHVLDISDV from the coding sequence atggctctatttgaagcattatatgggaGACGTTGTAGATCTCCTTTATACTGGGATGATGTTGATCGAGTTGTAGTCACAGGTCCTGAGATTATTCTTGAGATGGAACAGAAAGTAAAGTTGATACAGCAGCGATTGaaagcagctcaagatagacaggccgccTATGCCAATAAAAGACTAAGACCATTAGAGTTTCAGCAGGGCGATcgagtatttttgaaagtttctcCTTTTCGTGGCACAGTGCGATTTGGTATGAAAGGAAAGTTGGCACCGAGATATGTTGGCCCATATGAGATATTGCAATGGATAGACACTTTAGCTTATCGATTGGCTCTACCTCCATCTTTATCTggtattcatgatgtgtttcatgtgtcgatgttgcggaagtatgagCCGGATCCTTCACATGTGTTGGATATTTCTGATGTTTAG